In Monodelphis domestica isolate mMonDom1 chromosome 1, mMonDom1.pri, whole genome shotgun sequence, the sequence taatttcccatttttttgggTTGCTGCAATACCTTTGACAAGTGTAACTGAAAATTGGGAATAAATACATTTGTACCTGAAGTACCTTCCTTTTCATTGAGTGTTTTTCCCCTCATTAATTTTCAATGATATACTATTCTCACTAACACCAAACTATTCTCCCaataataatttgatttaaaaatataaagaaaatcctttaaatattaaatattattctaaagaaaaattataagtgagaaaatataataaatccagaaaaccagaaaaataattttcatgtcagaaatatatatatatatatatataattatagacaATTCTTAGACTTAGAAATAAACTTATAATATCTATGTTGCTTCTTGATGGATTGCAAAGCCTTCAGCattctatgggaaaatattctttgaaaacaaatttttaattttaaaaataaaattagatatgCTACTTACCAGATTTAATGGCAAAGTTATGAGGTAAAGGGAACTTTTCTACAAAAGTAAACTGCTGGCTAGGTAGTTAGTATTTAATTTCAAAATGGGTGGCAAGTTACTTGTTATGTCTTATGAGTTGTGTTGAGCTTAGAATGGCAAGGATACTTTTCATTATACTAATACCTAGGTAGCTTGTCAAAGTCCTTCACTGTGTAGGTGCCTatactgagacccagaaaggagaggtatttttttaaaataaaattaatagcaaAGCAAAGTCATCAGCTCTGGTCTACTGACTCCCAGCTAAGCTCTCTTTCATTGTACcaaattttgagaattattttcattttcattcaaaaaGAAAGATCTAATACTTTTAAGCATTTAAGTGACTGCACTGAAATGAGCTACTGTGTGactatatcagaaaaaaaaatttaagtacatATTACTTCAGATTTACAATTTTTCTGAagttaataaaaaggaaaaaagtttacCAATGGGAGAATTATGTGGAGAAATAGTATATATTACTCTTAAGTTTGAAAGTGATGTAACATGAAGTATGAACTTAAATTAGTCTGATAAAAACACATCAAGAATTCTATCTGCAAATATGTTGTTTGTAAAGTCATAATATTCagagaatttatatttatttcagtgATATTCCTATAACTCAAAACCTTTTTGGAGTTCCTTTTTGAAACTGCTTTCACAACTTACATAAGGAAAATCAGTCATTACTTTTTaatcagaaaattattttaaccCAAAACAGAACAATCATATGTTTCATTCAATAAAGTGCATTCCAAATAATTATCTGATTGCTCTCAGAAATCAAATATATGCTCAAAGAATGAAGATTTCCCACTTCTATATTATCTAATTCAACTGAGTCTTCATTGTAATAAAGCAGTCTTTTTATTCTGCTCTAATTAATTCTCTATGGCACTCACAACAGTGACTTTCCGGACTTATTCTTTACATCGCTAGGTATAGTCTACTCACATTCTCTCAGATGAAAACTTTACCTCATAATTCACTAGAATTTTTTTGGCAGTTTTCCAAAACTCTCTTTTGTCCATCTCATCTCACATGCATCTGACATTGTCCTTAATTATCCTTTCCCTACTTCTggtctctgatgaagaggaaaactTTCTCATTACCAAGTCCAAGTTAGTACAATATTTAGAACATATACTTTTAGTCTCCTCCTCTACCATTTTTTTCCATCTAACTTTCTGTAACCTTCAGTCCTCCTTGTTCCTCTCTTGATTCCTACAAAGATGCAAAGATGCCAGTCTTTTACACCATTAAAAAATCACTACAGTGGTCATATAATCCCCATGAATTATTGACTcatctctctctacctctttccatATTCCAAGGCATTTTCCTTGAAAAAGCCTTCTACATCTAAATCTATATCTACCTCTACTTCCTCTTTCTTCAATCTTAACTAAAATCACTTTAGTCTGTTTTTTTACTTCATCATTTAacttaaattgttttcttcaaagttactaatgattatTTAAACTATCACATATAGTATCTTTCcttaatcttcatttttcttgatttctgtAAAGCATCTTCCTGTTGACCATATTAGCTGGATATCCTCCATTCTCTTAGTTTTCTgctcttccttggttttcctACTTGATTGACCTACTTAACTGCAACAGGAGACCCATCTACCACAGCAACTATGAAATTCTCTAATATTATACATTTCAGAAATGATGATGACCTGAATTAACAGGTAGGGTTTCCTTAATAAGGATATCCTTATACCAAAGAAACCACAGGTTTGTCCCTATTCTTAATGTATATATTATCTTCCACATTGGAACATGGAAGAAAAGGGACAATCTTTACTTTTTATTTGGATCCTCAGTGTTTTGTTCAGTATCCAGGATGTTGTacatgcttactaaatgcttactgattgacaatgaaatatattcaaaagaatgaaatttagATTCTATGAACAATTCCAAAAAGAGAATTCCAAAAGATTCTGTGAAGACATAGTGATCATAGTGATCATTTGAATGTTCTGATATGTACATTAAAAATCAGTTACATTGCCTTATAGACATGTCTCATGCAATTGGAAAActttatgtttaaattttttatattaaagacAATTAAATAACCTATTTAATTGATCATATATTTGTTGTCTCTTTTAGTTCTGTACtaattatataaagaaataaacattacATTCATACTATTCAATCATAGATCTGGTAAACAAAAAGTATACAATAGCAGGTCATACAGTGAACTTTACTAATCAGAATGCATAATTTGCTCATCCTTTTCTTACCTGTAAACAAGTGAATCATCATAAGTACCATTGTACTGAATTTGGAACATACGTATTCCAGgtatatttctttgaaaattgaatttaagtaGTGCAGTAGAGGATGTTGCTTCTGCTACTACAACTTTTTTATCTTGACTCATTTTAGTGTCCCCATTACTACTACTTGTATTAGAACCTGACTTAGTAGAAGTTGAAATATCTGAGGACCCAGGATCAGGCTCATGAATATGATTTGTACTATTTAACAAATGAGGGAGTTTGATTATATGGAGATCCACTGTCTGTGTTGCTTCCCCTGCAGGATTGGAAGCAATGCAGGTAAAAGAACCTGTATCCTTTACAGTTGTTATAAGTATATCAAGTGTTCCATTGTCATATACAAGAGATCTTGTTGCATTTGAAATAAGTTTTCCTTCTGGAGAGATCCAGTGAATTGCAGGCTCTGGGTCTCCCCTAGCCTTGCACCTCAATGTGGCTCTTTGACCTTCTAATACCCTCATTTCATGAGTATGCCGAGTAATGAGTGGAGGTTCACACAAAAACTCTTCCTCTGGAATAGACCAGAAATACCGACCAGACAAAAGTGTTGGAGAAGCACAAGTCTCCAAATCATCTTCCCTTGAAAGGCGTCTCAGCCACAGTAATTCACAATTGCAATGCAAAGGGTTTCCACCAAAACTTAATGCAAAAGTGGATGGGCTGATGATTCCTGAGGTCGCTAGTACCTGAGCTCTCTGAAAGAGAGGGTCAGGTGGTAGCTTCTGCAACTTATTTGATGTTACATCTAATCTAGTCATCTTGTGCAGATGGGAGAAAGTCCCTTTAGGTATGTGGTCAATCATATTGTGATCCAAACTAAGTGTATGCAAACTAACCATTTTTTCAACAGCCTCCCAAGGTATATTCTCCAGATTGTTGTAGGACAAATCGAGCTCCTCGAGAGCTAAAACATCATCAAATGCtgtagaagaaattaaagtcagTTGATTGTTGTTCAGAATTAGGTGATGGAGATTGGAAAGTCCACTGAACATATCATTTGTGATCTTAGTCAGTCTGTTACTGTTCAAATGCAAAGCCCTCAAGTTCCGTAAATCAGCAAAAGCATGAGGAGTAATAAAACTTATTGTATTCCGAGATAGAGTCAAATCCACCAAGCTTGTCATATTGgcaaaatctttccttttaatatttgTTACAAAATTGTCTGCCAGTCGGAGCTCCACAGTTCTTCTGTCAATGTTTGGTGGAACAAATAAGAGGCCCTTCTTGGCACAAAGTGTTGCAAGATTAGGAGACAAAATCTGACACACACACCGCTTTGGACAGATCTGTGCTCTCACTGCCATGCCAATGAACAACAGGGAAAAAAGCAGTTTTTCCATTGTAGATCAAGTTTAAAAGCCTATAAAAGAGGACACAAAATATGGTGTTAACATTTAGTAACAAGTTTATCCTTACACATTCTCTAGAATGATTATTTTGCATAAGCTTCATCAAGCAGATAGAAACATTCATTGATTAAAACCTAAAGCCAAATCAACATGTTATATTGGAGTAATAataaaagtgaataaataaaagcGAATTAGATTTGGAGTCCAAAAGTGGCCTTGTTCCCGAAATAGCTAACTGTGAAACCAGAAGCAGACACTAAGTTTCTCTACCAATTTTTTGGTAACTAATTAGGAAAATTTCTCCAAGATTCATGTTACTTTAAAATCATTATACAAATTAATGTAGATAAGCAAAAATTcataatgacatttttaaaacttgtAAGTCTGTTTAATTTTATAGTTTAACAGCTTTGTCACAGAAACACTGGGGCATGTTGGATAAAAAAGGGGGCTTGAAGTTAGTAAAATCTGTGTTAAAGTCCTGAATAGGATTCACATTAATTGGCTCTGACTATGGGAATATTtcatgaattctttttaaaaaatatttatttatttatttagaatatttttcattggttacatgattcatgatttttcccactacTCTTCATTCCACCCTCCctgaggtgacaagcaattccactgggttatacatgtatcattgtttaaaatctatttccatattattcatatttacaaaagagtgatattttaaaccccaaaccccaatcaTGTCCTCCCTGAACTACATGATCAATTCTATGTTTTTCTCCaacttttctactcccacagttctttctcataagttcctcggtgttgtcctggatcattacattgctactagtagaaaagtctgttacattcaattgtgccatagtgtttCAGAtttcatgtacaatgttctcctggttctcctaattttgctcagcatcaattcctggagttcttttcagttcacatagaaatcctccagttcatcattcctttcagcataatagtattccatcaccatcagataccacaattggttcagtcattccccagtcaatggacatcccctgatataaatatttttcttcaaattttttcccttataatctctttggggtacaaacccagcagtggtatagctggatcaaagggtgggcattcttttaaaaccctttgtgcataattccaaataatcctccagaatggttggattaattcacaactctaccagcagtgttttagggtcccaattttccacattccctccaacactgATCAATTTCTGTTGCtgctatattggccaatctgctaggtgtgcggtggtatctcaaagttgtttttatttacatttctctaatcaggagggattaaaacactttttcatgtaattattgatagttttgatttcttgatctgagaactgcctattcatgtcccttgaccatttgttgtttgaggaatggcttgatttttttttttttttgtaaatttgacttagttccttacatATTCGGGAAATTAAGTCTTTGTCAGAGAGTTGTGTTATACCATTTTTTTCCCCAGCTCACTggtttccttctcattttggttcattgtttttatttgtacaaaaccttttgaattttatgtaatcaaaataattcattttacattttgtaatattctctatcttttgcttcatcttaaattccttcctctaCCATATATCTAAAAGATATAcaattctatgttcatctaaattattcattatttcattccttATATTTAAGCCCtttacacattttgaatttatctaggtatggggtataagatgttgatctaggcctgatttttcccatactgttttccaattttcccagcagtttttgtcaaataatgaattcttgtcctaaaagctgggatctttgggtttatcaaacaatagTGTGGTCATTtacttctattttatttcattgatccatccttctgtctcttagccagtaccatattgtgttGATGACCacttacagtttaagatctggtgctgCTAGACCCCCCTCTTccacattttttccattctttcccttgatattcttctttttatagaatattttccttgcttatgtaattcatgttctttccctctctttttccctcccctgttcTGGAGCTGGTAAGAAATTttattgggttatacatgtatcattgttcaaaacctatttttatattattgatatttaccatagaatgatcatttaaagtcaaaatttcCAATTATATACCCAATGGATCACATgatatgttttcttttccatttcaacaccacagttctttctctggatgtggatagcattctttctcataagttcctcaggaatgtcctggatcatGGCCTTGCTACTAATAAAGAAATTCGTTACATTTGGttatgccacaatgtatcagtttctgtgtacaatgttctcctggttttgctcctttcactctgcatcaatcaaGGTCTTTACAAtttacatagaattcctccagttcatcattcctttcagcacaatagtattcaatcaccatcagatactacaatttgttcggccattccacAATCAATGgatacctcctcattttccaattttttttgcaactacaaagagcatggctatgaatatttttgtacaggtatttttttttcctatcgtCTATTTGAGctacaagcccagcagtggtattgctggatcaaaggacaggcagtcttttaaagtcctttggatattgttccaaattgccttcaaaaatggttgcatcaattcacagtGACTCTagtagcaatgcattagtgtcccaattttgccacaactcctccaaaatttaatttcttttactgtcatattggccaatctgctaggtggtgtgagttggtaccttggagttgttttgatttgcatttcactaatcaagagggatttagaacaccttttcaaatatttattgatagtttttatttctttatttgaaaactgactattcacaTCCCtggaccatttatcatttggggaatggcttgattttttttgtaaaatcaaAATAGGTCCTtctgaatttgagaaattagacctctgtcagaggtttttgttataaatattttccccaatttgttgcttcccttctaactttagttacattggttttgtttgtacaatttttaaaaatttattgaaatcaaaattatttattttacattttgtaatattctctctctttcttggtcttaaattcttcactttcccaaagatctgataagtatactattctgtggtcacctaatttacttataatttctctctttatatttaagtcatttacacattcttaatttatcttggcatagggtgtgagatgtgatctaaacctagtctctcccatactgttttccaactttcccagcagtttttgtcaaatactgggtttttttgtccccaaagctaagatctttgggtttatcgtacattattttgttgaggtcatttaccctaagtctattccattgaccca encodes:
- the LRFN5 gene encoding leucine-rich repeat and fibronectin type-III domain-containing protein 5 isoform X2, producing MEKLLFSLLFIGMAVRAQICPKRCVCQILSPNLATLCAKKGLLFVPPNIDRRTVELRLADNFVTNIKRKDFANMTSLVDLTLSRNTISFITPHAFADLRNLRALHLNSNRLTKITNDMFSGLSNLHHLILNNNQLTLISSTAFDDVLALEELDLSYNNLENIPWEAVEKMVSLHTLSLDHNMIDHIPKGTFSHLHKMTRLDVTSNKLQKLPPDPLFQRAQVLATSGIISPSTFALSFGGNPLHCNCELLWLRRLSREDDLETCASPTLLSGRYFWSIPEEEFLCEPPLITRHTHEMRVLEGQRATLRCKARGDPEPAIHWISPEGKLISNATRSLVYDNGTLDILITTVKDTGSFTCIASNPAGEATQTVDLHIIKLPHLLNSTNHIHEPDPGSSDISTSTKSGSNTSSSNGDTKMSQDKKVVVAEATSSTALLKFNFQRNIPGIRMFQIQYNGTYDDSLVYRMIPPTSKTFLVNNLAAGTVYDLCVLAIYDDGITSLTATRVVGCIQFTTEQDYVRCHFMQSQFLGGTMIIIIGGIIVASVLVFIIILMIRYKVCNNNGQHKVTKVSNVYSQTNGAQIQGCSGTMPQSVSKQAIGHDENIQCYKGPSENVIQSSDTCSSQDSSTTTSALPHTWTSSTSASQKQKRKMGPKPSNDPQNEAVSSVESQNANRNNSTALQLVSRHPDSVKEVPTSKRAQSKSNALLPNVDKIAHNTQVSLLLHIEGTL
- the LRFN5 gene encoding leucine-rich repeat and fibronectin type-III domain-containing protein 5 isoform X1; amino-acid sequence: MEKLLFSLLFIGMAVRAQICPKRCVCQILSPNLATLCAKKGLLFVPPNIDRRTVELRLADNFVTNIKRKDFANMTSLVDLTLSRNTISFITPHAFADLRNLRALHLNSNRLTKITNDMFSGLSNLHHLILNNNQLTLISSTAFDDVLALEELDLSYNNLENIPWEAVEKMVSLHTLSLDHNMIDHIPKGTFSHLHKMTRLDVTSNKLQKLPPDPLFQRAQVLATSGIISPSTFALSFGGNPLHCNCELLWLRRLSREDDLETCASPTLLSGRYFWSIPEEEFLCEPPLITRHTHEMRVLEGQRATLRCKARGDPEPAIHWISPEGKLISNATRSLVYDNGTLDILITTVKDTGSFTCIASNPAGEATQTVDLHIIKLPHLLNSTNHIHEPDPGSSDISTSTKSGSNTSSSNGDTKMSQDKKVVVAEATSSTALLKFNFQRNIPGIRMFQIQYNGTYDDSLVYRMIPPTSKTFLVNNLAAGTVYDLCVLAIYDDGITSLTATRVVGCIQFTTEQDYVRCHFMQSQFLGGTMIIIIGGIIVASVLVFIIILMIRYKVCNNNGQHKVTKVSNVYSQTNGAQIQGCSGTMPQSVSKQAIGHDENIQCYKGPSENVIQSSDTCSSQDSSTTTSALPHTWTSSTSASQKQKRKMGPKPSNDPQNEAVSSVESQNANRNNSTALQLVSRHPDSVKEVPTSKRAQSKSSKFLTVPAERSRARRRYSLNGKLMEYHCYVKSENTGVLWSKRSISMNGMVIQSGNSDLDSGKATFSRSEWILESTV
- the LRFN5 gene encoding leucine-rich repeat and fibronectin type-III domain-containing protein 5 isoform X3, whose protein sequence is MEKLLFSLLFIGMAVRAQICPKRCVCQILSPNLATLCAKKGLLFVPPNIDRRTVELRLADNFVTNIKRKDFANMTSLVDLTLSRNTISFITPHAFADLRNLRALHLNSNRLTKITNDMFSGLSNLHHLILNNNQLTLISSTAFDDVLALEELDLSYNNLENIPWEAVEKMVSLHTLSLDHNMIDHIPKGTFSHLHKMTRLDVTSNKLQKLPPDPLFQRAQVLATSGIISPSTFALSFGGNPLHCNCELLWLRRLSREDDLETCASPTLLSGRYFWSIPEEEFLCEPPLITRHTHEMRVLEGQRATLRCKARGDPEPAIHWISPEGKLISNATRSLVYDNGTLDILITTVKDTGSFTCIASNPAGEATQTVDLHIIKLPHLLNSTNHIHEPDPGSSDISTSTKSGSNTSSSNGDTKMSQDKKVVVAEATSSTALLKFNFQRNIPGIRMFQIQYNGTYDDSLVYRMIPPTSKTFLVNNLAAGTVYDLCVLAIYDDGITSLTATRVVGCIQFTTEQDYVRCHFMQSQFLGGTMIIIIGGIIVASVLVFIIILMIRYKVCNNNGQHKVTKVSNVYSQTNGAQIQGCSGTMPQSVSKQAIGHDENIQCYKGPSENVIQSSDTCSSQDSSTTTSALPHTWTSSTSASQKQKRKMGPKPSNDPQNEAVSSVESQNANRNNSTALQLVSRHPDSVKEVPTSKRAQSKSNALLPNVDKIAHNTQRLNLM